From Erinaceus europaeus chromosome 9, mEriEur2.1, whole genome shotgun sequence, one genomic window encodes:
- the PCNP gene encoding PEST proteolytic signal-containing nuclear protein isoform X1 encodes MADGKAGEEKPEKPQRAGAAGGPEEEAEKPVKTKTVSSSNGGESSSRSAEKRSAEEEAADLPTKPTKISKFGFAIGSQTTKKASAISIKLGSSKPKETVPTLAPKTLSVAAAFNEDEDSEPEEMPPEAKMRMKNIGRDTPTSAGPNSFNKGKHGFSDNQKLWERNIKSHLGNVHDQDN; translated from the exons ATGGCGGACGGGAAGGCGGGAGAGGAGAAGCCGGAGAAGCCACAGCGAGCTGGAGCCGCCGGAG gacctgaagaagaagcagaaaaacCTGTGAAAACTAAGACTGTTTCTTCCAGTAATGGAGGGGAAAGTTCCAGTCGCAGCGCTGAGAAGCGATCTGCTGAAGAAGAAGCTGCAGACCTCCCCACAAAGCCTACAAAGATCTCCAAGTTTGGATTTGCCATAGGTAGTCAGACGACAAAGAAAGCCTCAGCCATATCCATCAAACTTGGATCAAGT AAACCTAAAGAAACAGTTCCAACTCTTGCTCCAAAAACCCTCTCAGTAGCAGCAGCTTTTAATGAAGATGAAGAT aGTGAGCCAGAGGAAATGCCTCCAGAAGCAAAGATGAGGATGAAGAATATTGGAag GGACACACCAACATCAGCTGGACCAAACTCCTTCAATAAAGGAAAGCATGGATTTTCTGATAACCAGAAGCtatgggagagaaatataaaatcTCATCTTGGAAATGTCCATGACCAAGACAATTAA
- the PCNP gene encoding PEST proteolytic signal-containing nuclear protein isoform X2, giving the protein MLFEVATPINLLSKNSSSCNGGESSSRSAEKRSAEEEAADLPTKPTKISKFGFAIGSQTTKKASAISIKLGSSKPKETVPTLAPKTLSVAAAFNEDEDSEPEEMPPEAKMRMKNIGRDTPTSAGPNSFNKGKHGFSDNQKLWERNIKSHLGNVHDQDN; this is encoded by the exons ATGCTTTTTGAGGTTGCTACTCCCATCAATCTGCTCAGTAAAAATAGCTCATCTTG TAATGGAGGGGAAAGTTCCAGTCGCAGCGCTGAGAAGCGATCTGCTGAAGAAGAAGCTGCAGACCTCCCCACAAAGCCTACAAAGATCTCCAAGTTTGGATTTGCCATAGGTAGTCAGACGACAAAGAAAGCCTCAGCCATATCCATCAAACTTGGATCAAGT AAACCTAAAGAAACAGTTCCAACTCTTGCTCCAAAAACCCTCTCAGTAGCAGCAGCTTTTAATGAAGATGAAGAT aGTGAGCCAGAGGAAATGCCTCCAGAAGCAAAGATGAGGATGAAGAATATTGGAag GGACACACCAACATCAGCTGGACCAAACTCCTTCAATAAAGGAAAGCATGGATTTTCTGATAACCAGAAGCtatgggagagaaatataaaatcTCATCTTGGAAATGTCCATGACCAAGACAATTAA